The Cucumis melo cultivar AY chromosome 6, USDA_Cmelo_AY_1.0, whole genome shotgun sequence genome includes a region encoding these proteins:
- the LOC103483510 gene encoding S-protein homolog 6 produces the protein MIMKILVSILMLIFFPFFTVFVSLLPAEQLFGIEYEVRVINGFTNNSSLPLVIWCASKDGDIGGRALQEHDDFSWPVKTNFWITTTTSQFSCTVKLDRTRKSFDAFKVPRDIYRCSALRKCSWLVMEDGFYFSDDEVNWKKDFSW, from the coding sequence ATGATCATGAAGATTCTCGTTAGCATTCTGATGCTCATTTTCTTCCCATTCTTCACTGTTTTCGTGTCATTGTTACCTGCAGAGCAACTGTTTGGCATAGAATACGAAGTCCGTGTGATCAATGGCTTCACAAACAACTCCTCACTTCCTCTAGTGATATGGTGCGCTTCCAAAGATGGTGATATTGGCGGGCGTGCACTCCAGGAGCATGATGATTTCAGTTGGCCTGTCAAGACCAACTTCTGGATTACTACAACAACCTCTCAATTCTCATGCACTGTCAAATTGGACCGTACAAGGAAGAGTTTTGATGCATTCAAGGTACCAAGAGATATCTATCGCTGTAGTGCTCTCAGGAAATGCTCATGGCTGGTTATGGAAGATGGGTTTTATTTCAGTGATGATGAAGTAAACTGGAAGAAGGATTTCTCATGGTAA
- the LOC103483511 gene encoding uncharacterized protein LOC103483511 isoform X3: MTLMSIQESQEEEHSNLFFQLLLDALKFSAASFSALARCPPSEDKVLMNTVENFTLEQLNLMIESVSEIQSIHKFGPEILKAVQMVIDATIKFSEFHCQALDWESSGEEFNKTSPSVNHVINVYKCIIETLCELGTIAAKGGGGLVTVLNVSWKGVFTVLQQGNMVVSSKVNVAAIILNLVSLVIEPMKYAAATWSSVMKEPVSATDARRIFLPVKFFLINAVKISCLCPCQAYLVRKEIIFCILVISTYKVWVSNEKLLETVTEAITELLEQPCLDLVKCILNSTDLKQDLKHDIMDLLFTTERCSFPDGYRSACFMNDPTNGIFNTNCEGRNDAKILLLGRINFLLNLMKHSFDLSDDAKLLITTKLNWLLDILVQEDVYASVLLLQVPFSYISGKTTELKWLPLLSCLLHALKTFMVAVSKNYAWLELQFFLLDNLLHPHFLCWDIVMELWCFMLRYADDSLVNDVISKLFSVMKLLASSEPVLVYSSALRKMARSMTMLLTYGAHTKRNEIFESIFIQDKSQLSTVIWVALILEGFSLNLLSEKMKNIVIQSTIRDYLTFIGNFNETSMLASSSATIGLPVFSASTIIQSMKLSTSDIDVRTLKFLLALLRSYKISGVEQAKGVCRKLISETLGIISCVEHLYAANEMEEVILELEKLFISGPTASDALLYECKSSLAPFLAGLAHIKMTETDDNAKSCAVWELYHMLFKERHWAFIHLGLTAFGYFAARTSCDELWRFVPQNAALSYDLESGKQVSEDGFMLEFKIFLEKEMALLTVTPCSEQLALLMKEGLVLKDMLNSSLKLCGTGNKCKSMEIDEGPSSRKRKLPEGLSKGMELLKNGLKVMRQGLSLLEENHVDSRELHDKLRSHFSGLEDELYRLGSQGGVD; this comes from the exons AGTATTCATAAGTTTGGCCCAGAAATTTTGAAAGCTGTGCAAATGGTCATTGATGCAACGATAAAATTTTCTGAGTTTCACTGTCAAGCCCTAGATTGGGAGTCCTCTGGTGAAGAATTCAATAAAACCAGCCCTTCTGTTAATCATGTCATAAACGTATACAAGTGTATAATAGAGACGTTATGTGAATTGGGCACCATTGCAGCCAAAGGTGGTGGAGGATTGGTAACCGTTCTTAATGTGTCATGGAAAGGAGTGTTTACCGTGCTTCAACAGGGAAATATGGTGGTATCATCGAAGGTGAATGTAGCAGCCATTATTCTAAATCTAGTTTCACTTGTCATCGAGCCTATGAAATATGCAGCAGCGACCTGGTCTTCTGTAATGAAAGAACCTGTCTCTGCAACTGATGCCAGACGGATATTTCTTCCAGTCAAATTTTTTCTGATTAATGCTGTGAAAATATCATGCCTTTGTCCTTGCCAAGCTTATCTAGTACGTAAGGAGATCATTTTCTGCATCCTTGTGATCTCCACATATAAAGTTTGGGTAAGCAATGAAAAGTTACTAGAAACCGTAACTGAAGCGATTACTGAACTTTTGGAGCAACCATGCTTGGACTTAGTCAAGTGTATACTAAATTCCACTGATCTAAAGCAAGACCTGAAACACGATATAATGGATTTGTTATTCACCACCGAAAGGTGTTCTTTTCCAGATGGATATCGTAGTGCTTGTTTTATGAATGATCCAACAAATGGAATTTTTAACACTAATTGTGAAGGCAGGAATGATGCCAAAATCTTATTGCTTGGTCGCATTAATTTTCTGCTTAATTTGATGAAGCATTCTTTCGATCTCAGTGATGATGCAAAACTGCTGATCACCACAAAACTCAATTGGCTTTTGGACATTTTAGTTCAAGAAGATGTATATGCATCAGTTCTTCTCCTGCAAGTTCCTTTCTCATATATCTCTGGCAAAACTACGGAGCTAAAGTGGCTGCCTCTATTATCTTGTCTTTTGCATGCATTGAAGACTTTCATGGTTGCAGTTTCTAAGAATTATGCTTGGTTGGAACTGCAGTTCTTCTTGCTTGACAATCTCTTGCATCCTCATTTTCTTTGCTGGGATATTGTTATGGAACTTTGGTGCTTTATGTTGCGCTATGCTGATGATAGCCTGGTGAATGATGTCATCTCTAAACTTTTTTCTGTAATGAAGTTGCTGGCATCATCAGAGCCAGTTCTTGTTTACAGTTCAGCTTTGAGAAAAATGGCTAGGTCTATGACTATGCTACTTACATATGGTGCACATACTAAACGTAATGAGATTTTTGAGTCTATTTTCATTCAGGACAAATCTCAGTTGTCGACTGTGATATGGGTTGCTTTGATCTTGGAAGGCTTTTCCTTAAACTTACTTTCTGAGAAGATGAAAAATATAGTTATTCAGAGTACGATTCGTGATTATTTGACCTTTATTGGAAATTTCAACGAGACTTCAATGTTAGCTTCCTCCTCTGCGACTATTGGGTTGCCGGTATTTTCTGCATCTACTATAATACAATCCAT GAAGTTAAGCACCTCTGATATTGATGTGAGAACGTTGAAGTTCTTACTTGCGCTTCTCCGTAGCTACAAAATCTCTGGAGTTGAACAAGCAAAGGGAGTCTGTAGGAAACTAATATCTGAAACATTGGGGATCATCTCGTGCGTGGAGCACCTTTATGCAGCTAATGAAATGGAGGAAGTCATCTTGGAGCTTGAAAAGCTTTTTATCTCAGGACCAACGGCCTCAGATGCTCTGTTATATGAATGCAAATCAAGTTTGGCTCCTTTCCTGGCAGGGCTTGCACACATCAAAATGACTGAAACTGATGATAATGCAAAAAGCTGTGCTGTGTGGGAGTTATATCACATGTTATTTAAGGAGCGGCACTGGGCATTTATACATTTGGGGTTAACAGCTTTTGGATATTTTGCGGCACGTACTTCTTGTGATGAGCTGTGGAGATTTGTGCCGCAGAATGCAGCTCTTTCATACGATTTGGAATCAGGAAAACAGGTAAGTGAAGATGGATTTATGTTAGAGTTTAAAATATTTCTTGAGAAGGAAATGGCTCTCCTCACAGTAACACCGTGCTCCGAGCAGCTAGCGCTGCTTATGAAAGAAGGACTTGTGTTAAAGGATATGTTGAATTCGTCATTGAAATTATGTGGAACTGGCAACAAATGTAAGAGCATGGAGATTGATGAAGGACCATCTAGCAGGAAAAGAAAGCTTCCTGAAGGACTCAGTAAGGGAATGGAATTGCTAAAGAATGGATTAAAGGTCATGCGCCAGGGTCTCTCACTGTTGGAAGAAAACCATGTCGATTCCAGAGAACTTCACGACAAACTTCGGAGTCACTTTTCTGGCCTTGAAGATGAATTATATCGTCTGGGCAGCCAGGGTGGGGTTGACTAA
- the LOC103483511 gene encoding uncharacterized protein LOC103483511 isoform X4 — translation MVIDATIKFSEFHCQALDWESSGEEFNKTSPSVNHVINVYKCIIETLCELGTIAAKGGGGLVTVLNVSWKGVFTVLQQGNMVVSSKVNVAAIILNLVSLVIEPMKYAAATWSSVMKEPVSATDARRIFLPVKFFLINAVKISCLCPCQAYLVRKEIIFCILVISTYKVWVSNEKLLETVTEAITELLEQPCLDLVKCILNSTDLKQDLKHDIMDLLFTTERCSFPDGYRSACFMNDPTNGIFNTNCEGRNDAKILLLGRINFLLNLMKHSFDLSDDAKLLITTKLNWLLDILVQEDVYASVLLLQVPFSYISGKTTELKWLPLLSCLLHALKTFMVAVSKNYAWLELQFFLLDNLLHPHFLCWDIVMELWCFMLRYADDSLVNDVISKLFSVMKLLASSEPVLVYSSALRKMARSMTMLLTYGAHTKRNEIFESIFIQDKSQLSTVIWVALILEGFSLNLLSEKMKNIVIQSTIRDYLTFIGNFNETSMLASSSATIGLPVFSASTIIQSMKLSTSDIDVRTLKFLLALLRSYKISGVEQAKGVCRKLISETLGIISCVEHLYAANEMEEVILELEKLFISGPTASDALLYECKSSLAPFLAGLAHIKMTETDDNAKSCAVWELYHMLFKERHWAFIHLGLTAFGYFAARTSCDELWRFVPQNAALSYDLESGKQVSEDGFMLEFKIFLEKEMALLTVTPCSEQLALLMKEGLVLKDMLNSSLKLCGTGNKCKSMEIDEGPSSRKRKLPEGLSKGMELLKNGLKVMRQGLSLLEENHVDSRELHDKLRSHFSGLEDELYRLGSQGGVD, via the exons ATGGTCATTGATGCAACGATAAAATTTTCTGAGTTTCACTGTCAAGCCCTAGATTGGGAGTCCTCTGGTGAAGAATTCAATAAAACCAGCCCTTCTGTTAATCATGTCATAAACGTATACAAGTGTATAATAGAGACGTTATGTGAATTGGGCACCATTGCAGCCAAAGGTGGTGGAGGATTGGTAACCGTTCTTAATGTGTCATGGAAAGGAGTGTTTACCGTGCTTCAACAGGGAAATATGGTGGTATCATCGAAGGTGAATGTAGCAGCCATTATTCTAAATCTAGTTTCACTTGTCATCGAGCCTATGAAATATGCAGCAGCGACCTGGTCTTCTGTAATGAAAGAACCTGTCTCTGCAACTGATGCCAGACGGATATTTCTTCCAGTCAAATTTTTTCTGATTAATGCTGTGAAAATATCATGCCTTTGTCCTTGCCAAGCTTATCTAGTACGTAAGGAGATCATTTTCTGCATCCTTGTGATCTCCACATATAAAGTTTGGGTAAGCAATGAAAAGTTACTAGAAACCGTAACTGAAGCGATTACTGAACTTTTGGAGCAACCATGCTTGGACTTAGTCAAGTGTATACTAAATTCCACTGATCTAAAGCAAGACCTGAAACACGATATAATGGATTTGTTATTCACCACCGAAAGGTGTTCTTTTCCAGATGGATATCGTAGTGCTTGTTTTATGAATGATCCAACAAATGGAATTTTTAACACTAATTGTGAAGGCAGGAATGATGCCAAAATCTTATTGCTTGGTCGCATTAATTTTCTGCTTAATTTGATGAAGCATTCTTTCGATCTCAGTGATGATGCAAAACTGCTGATCACCACAAAACTCAATTGGCTTTTGGACATTTTAGTTCAAGAAGATGTATATGCATCAGTTCTTCTCCTGCAAGTTCCTTTCTCATATATCTCTGGCAAAACTACGGAGCTAAAGTGGCTGCCTCTATTATCTTGTCTTTTGCATGCATTGAAGACTTTCATGGTTGCAGTTTCTAAGAATTATGCTTGGTTGGAACTGCAGTTCTTCTTGCTTGACAATCTCTTGCATCCTCATTTTCTTTGCTGGGATATTGTTATGGAACTTTGGTGCTTTATGTTGCGCTATGCTGATGATAGCCTGGTGAATGATGTCATCTCTAAACTTTTTTCTGTAATGAAGTTGCTGGCATCATCAGAGCCAGTTCTTGTTTACAGTTCAGCTTTGAGAAAAATGGCTAGGTCTATGACTATGCTACTTACATATGGTGCACATACTAAACGTAATGAGATTTTTGAGTCTATTTTCATTCAGGACAAATCTCAGTTGTCGACTGTGATATGGGTTGCTTTGATCTTGGAAGGCTTTTCCTTAAACTTACTTTCTGAGAAGATGAAAAATATAGTTATTCAGAGTACGATTCGTGATTATTTGACCTTTATTGGAAATTTCAACGAGACTTCAATGTTAGCTTCCTCCTCTGCGACTATTGGGTTGCCGGTATTTTCTGCATCTACTATAATACAATCCAT GAAGTTAAGCACCTCTGATATTGATGTGAGAACGTTGAAGTTCTTACTTGCGCTTCTCCGTAGCTACAAAATCTCTGGAGTTGAACAAGCAAAGGGAGTCTGTAGGAAACTAATATCTGAAACATTGGGGATCATCTCGTGCGTGGAGCACCTTTATGCAGCTAATGAAATGGAGGAAGTCATCTTGGAGCTTGAAAAGCTTTTTATCTCAGGACCAACGGCCTCAGATGCTCTGTTATATGAATGCAAATCAAGTTTGGCTCCTTTCCTGGCAGGGCTTGCACACATCAAAATGACTGAAACTGATGATAATGCAAAAAGCTGTGCTGTGTGGGAGTTATATCACATGTTATTTAAGGAGCGGCACTGGGCATTTATACATTTGGGGTTAACAGCTTTTGGATATTTTGCGGCACGTACTTCTTGTGATGAGCTGTGGAGATTTGTGCCGCAGAATGCAGCTCTTTCATACGATTTGGAATCAGGAAAACAGGTAAGTGAAGATGGATTTATGTTAGAGTTTAAAATATTTCTTGAGAAGGAAATGGCTCTCCTCACAGTAACACCGTGCTCCGAGCAGCTAGCGCTGCTTATGAAAGAAGGACTTGTGTTAAAGGATATGTTGAATTCGTCATTGAAATTATGTGGAACTGGCAACAAATGTAAGAGCATGGAGATTGATGAAGGACCATCTAGCAGGAAAAGAAAGCTTCCTGAAGGACTCAGTAAGGGAATGGAATTGCTAAAGAATGGATTAAAGGTCATGCGCCAGGGTCTCTCACTGTTGGAAGAAAACCATGTCGATTCCAGAGAACTTCACGACAAACTTCGGAGTCACTTTTCTGGCCTTGAAGATGAATTATATCGTCTGGGCAGCCAGGGTGGGGTTGACTAA